From one Pseudobdellovibrionaceae bacterium genomic stretch:
- a CDS encoding SpoIIE family protein phosphatase, protein MSGQENETHLKKRIQELEGEVRQREEDLARFRRELSEANSRLENLIAQVAADLKSAENIQRLLVPTEFPNISGLEFSTKFIPSAVSGGDYFDIFEHDDPMHFGIVAASSSGYSTSALFMSVLLKMSARMEARRGSAPHEILNLLAGDLRAGLREGDKIDIFYALIDRRTFELHYCRLGDVVALTQDYASGELKPLKSSGGMITNEFSDITESHKVALNPRDRLVVCTRGISGVTNADGEVFGQERVVKAVLEGPKRGVHELRNQILYQTQKFGQYQEPKRDQTVIVAEVKDRVIKLAKN, encoded by the coding sequence ATGAGCGGCCAAGAAAATGAAACTCACCTTAAAAAGCGCATTCAGGAACTTGAGGGTGAGGTCCGTCAGCGTGAGGAGGATTTGGCTCGCTTTCGTCGAGAGCTGTCGGAAGCCAACTCTCGACTGGAAAACCTGATTGCCCAGGTGGCTGCCGATTTGAAATCCGCAGAGAATATTCAGCGCCTGCTGGTTCCGACGGAATTCCCCAATATTTCAGGCTTAGAGTTTAGCACCAAGTTTATTCCCAGTGCGGTCTCCGGAGGCGACTACTTCGATATCTTTGAACATGATGATCCCATGCACTTCGGCATTGTGGCGGCAAGTTCCTCGGGCTATTCCACCTCGGCGCTTTTTATGTCGGTTCTCCTAAAGATGTCGGCACGCATGGAGGCGCGCAGAGGGTCGGCTCCACATGAAATCCTTAATCTGCTGGCGGGTGATTTGCGCGCCGGCCTGAGAGAAGGGGACAAGATCGACATCTTTTACGCCTTGATTGATCGACGCACCTTCGAACTTCACTACTGCCGCCTGGGGGACGTGGTGGCATTAACCCAGGATTATGCTTCGGGTGAACTGAAGCCCTTGAAATCGTCCGGGGGAATGATAACCAACGAATTTTCTGACATCACGGAGAGCCATAAAGTGGCTCTGAACCCGAGGGATCGTTTGGTGGTGTGCACACGGGGCATTTCGGGTGTGACCAATGCCGATGGAGAGGTTTTTGGTCAGGAGAGGGTGGTCAAGGCCGTCCTCGAAGGGCCTAAGCGGGGCGTGCATGAGTTGAGAAATCAAATACTCTATCAGACCCAGAAGTTTGGTCAGTATCAGGAGCCCAAAAGGGACCAAACAGTCATTGTGGCGGA